The following coding sequences lie in one Rutidosis leptorrhynchoides isolate AG116_Rl617_1_P2 chromosome 4, CSIRO_AGI_Rlap_v1, whole genome shotgun sequence genomic window:
- the LOC139843709 gene encoding uncharacterized protein isoform X1: MEDYRQHVFCSTSLNLPIALLGLPYKVEWHIRKGKERSQPVKQCYNVKLVTHLHAPGCPLVQIWMRLVSYSIPISGEFSSTCHSVIPTMYLETKKICYMLLNCLV, from the exons ATGGAAG ACTATCGTCAACATGTTTTTTGTTCAACGTCTCTGAATTTACCCATTGCATTGTTGGGATTGCCGTATAAAG TTGAATGGCATATAAGAAAAGGCAAAGAAAGATCGCAACCAGTTAAGCAATGTTATAATGTAAAACTGGTGACCCATCTTCATGCTCCGGGTTGTCCATTGGTGCAAATATGGATGCGGCTGGTGAGTTACAGCATACCTATTTCGGGTGAATTTAGTAGCACTTGCCATTCTGTTATTCCGACTATG TACCTTGAAACTAAAAAAATTTGTTACATGTTGCTCAACTGCCTAGTTTGA
- the LOC139843709 gene encoding uncharacterized protein isoform X2, with translation MEDYRQHVFCSTSLNLPIALLGLPYKVEWHIRKGKERSQPVKQCYNVKLVTHLHAPGCPLVQIWMRLVSYSIPISGEFSSTCHSVIPTMM, from the exons ATGGAAG ACTATCGTCAACATGTTTTTTGTTCAACGTCTCTGAATTTACCCATTGCATTGTTGGGATTGCCGTATAAAG TTGAATGGCATATAAGAAAAGGCAAAGAAAGATCGCAACCAGTTAAGCAATGTTATAATGTAAAACTGGTGACCCATCTTCATGCTCCGGGTTGTCCATTGGTGCAAATATGGATGCGGCTGGTGAGTTACAGCATACCTATTTCGGGTGAATTTAGTAGCACTTGCCATTCTGTTATTCCGACTATG ATGTAG